Proteins encoded within one genomic window of Candidatus Paceibacter sp.:
- a CDS encoding AAA family ATPase, translated as MQEKSFKEKELLAKKCFIGGVSGVGKSTFLEKLEELYDCFEIIHGSKYFMRWLGLKEGDYHSLQSMDDNIKNKELNKMMRFILAAKQKNKTLLVDAHYLRIKEGKISDATDDWAGLFDGLFVLEDEPEKILARIKSDSMNLKRNRKIFPVPENSDDDKKIKLLRKYHNRTVEKVKKLSNKFNIPYFIIKNKDGKVEEVAREFVGCVKLINCKL; from the coding sequence ATGCAGGAAAAGAGTTTTAAAGAAAAAGAATTGTTGGCAAAAAAATGTTTTATCGGTGGGGTTAGTGGTGTTGGCAAGTCAACATTTTTGGAAAAATTAGAAGAGCTTTATGATTGTTTTGAAATAATCCACGGTTCAAAATATTTTATGAGATGGCTCGGTTTAAAAGAAGGGGATTACCATTCGCTACAATCTATGGATGACAATATTAAGAATAAGGAGCTTAACAAAATGATGAGATTTATTTTGGCCGCGAAGCAAAAAAATAAAACACTCCTGGTTGATGCTCATTATTTAAGAATAAAAGAAGGGAAAATTTCTGACGCAACCGACGATTGGGCTGGATTATTTGATGGCCTTTTTGTTTTGGAGGATGAGCCTGAAAAAATTTTGGCAAGAATAAAGTCCGATTCAATGAATTTAAAAAGAAATAGAAAAATTTTTCCTGTTCCCGAAAATTCAGACGATGATAAAAAGATAAAGCTGCTACGGAAATATCACAACAGAACCGTAGAAAAAGTTAAGAAGCTATCAAATAAATTTAATATACCCTATTTTATTATTAAAAATAAAGACGGTAAAGTAGAAGAGGTTGCGAGAGAGTTTGTTGGTTGTGTTAAATTGATCAATTGTAAGTTATAA